A genome region from Hevea brasiliensis isolate MT/VB/25A 57/8 chromosome 7, ASM3005281v1, whole genome shotgun sequence includes the following:
- the LOC131181347 gene encoding uncharacterized protein LOC131181347, whose product MSVGQRPPHKCRKFCLIRMTDSGETPRSVVIGEGSHSARPCETCGKIHGGECYWATGACFNCGGKGHIAKDCTSAPRYGPAPTTAEGSIQSPAPRGSQSVGRGRGRGRGTASGSQGTIGQSGQGSASTRIYAMRQREEAETSDVVAVEKNIGKEPEEPSRG is encoded by the exons ATGTCGGTGGGTCAAAGAccaccccacaaatgccgcaaattcTGCCTGATTCGCATGACAgatagcg GAGAGACCCCTAGGTCAGTCGtgatcggcgagggttcacattctgcccgcccctgtgagacttgtggcaagattcatgggggggaatgttattgggccactggagcctgctttaactgtggaggtaagggccatatagctaaagactgtactagtgctccgagatatggtccagctcctactactgccgagggatctattcagagtcctgctcccagaggttcacagtcagttggcagaggaagaggcagaggtagaggcactgcttcaggcagtcagggcacaattggtcagtcaggacaaggaagtgcttcaaccagaatctacgcaatgagacagcgtgaagaggctgagacttctgatgtggtagctg ttgaaaagaatatcgggaaggaacccgaggaaccgagtcgaggctaa